One Kitasatospora sp. NBC_01266 genomic window carries:
- the rpmG gene encoding 50S ribosomal protein L33, whose translation MAATDVRPKITLACVECKERNYITKKNRRNDPDRLEMKKHCPRCNSHTAHRETR comes from the coding sequence GTGGCTGCCACCGACGTCCGCCCGAAGATCACGCTGGCCTGCGTGGAGTGCAAGGAGCGGAACTACATCACCAAGAAGAACCGGCGTAACGACCCGGACCGTCTTGAGATGAAGAAGCACTGCCCCCGCTGCAACTCGCACACCGCTCACCGCGAGACCCGCTGA